The following proteins are co-located in the Vidua macroura isolate BioBank_ID:100142 chromosome 1, ASM2450914v1, whole genome shotgun sequence genome:
- the LOC128807835 gene encoding carbonic anhydrase 3-like isoform X2, producing the protein MINPNYYPWGYDSDNGPDQWHKNYPFAKGRHQSPIEINNKEVHYDSSLLPWFASYDPGAAKTILNNGKTCRVVFDDSFDRSVLRGGPLPGVYRLRQLHFHWGSSDDHGSEHVVNGVRYAGELHLLHWNPKYSNYLDAKRRTDGIAVLAIFLQVGETPKPEMKRILEEINAIKTKMAKLRSLSKNAENEPDHPLVDNWRPTQPRYFRMVSASFL; encoded by the exons ATGATCAACCCCAACTACTACCCCTGGGGCTACGACAGCGACAACG GACCAGATCAGTGGCACAAAAATTACCCTTTTGCAAAAGGACGCCATCAGTCACCGATTGAGATCAATAACAAAGAGGTGCATTATGATAGTTCTCTACTACCGTGGTTTGCTAGTTATGATCCCGGTGCAGCTAAGACCATCCTCAATAATGGGAAAACCTGCAGAGTTGTATTTGATGATTCATTTGATAGATCAG TGCTGAGAGGTGGGCCACTTCCAGGAGTCTACAGGCTGCGGCAGCTGCACTTCCACTGGGGCTCGTCTGACGACCACGGCTCAGAGCATGTTGTGAATGGAGTGAGGTATGCAGGAGAG cTACATTTGTTACACTGGAATCCCAAATACAGTAATTACCTTGATGCTAAGAGACGAACTGATGGGATTGCTGTTTTGGCCATATTTTTGCAA GTAGGGGAAACTCCCAAACCAGAGATGAAGAGAATTCTTGAAGAAATAAATGCTATCAAAACAAAG ATGGCAAAGCTCCGCAGCCTCTCCAAGAATGCAGAGAATGAACCTGATCACCCCTTGGTTGATAACTGGCGCCCAACTCAGCCGCGGTATTTCAGGATGGTGAGCGCGTCGTTCCTCTAG
- the LOC128807835 gene encoding carbonic anhydrase 3-like isoform X1 — translation MINPNYYPWGYDSDNGPDQWHKNYPFAKGRHQSPIEINNKEVHYDSSLLPWFASYDPGAAKTILNNGKTCRVVFDDSFDRSVLRGGPLPGVYRLRQLHFHWGSSDDHGSEHVVNGVRYAGELHLLHWNPKYSNYLDAKRRTDGIAVLAIFLQVGETPKPEMKRILEEINAIKTKGKNAPFPNFDPSILFPKSHDYWTYHGSVTTPPCEECVTWIILREPIIVSSDQMAKLRSLSKNAENEPDHPLVDNWRPTQPRYFRMVSASFL, via the exons ATGATCAACCCCAACTACTACCCCTGGGGCTACGACAGCGACAACG GACCAGATCAGTGGCACAAAAATTACCCTTTTGCAAAAGGACGCCATCAGTCACCGATTGAGATCAATAACAAAGAGGTGCATTATGATAGTTCTCTACTACCGTGGTTTGCTAGTTATGATCCCGGTGCAGCTAAGACCATCCTCAATAATGGGAAAACCTGCAGAGTTGTATTTGATGATTCATTTGATAGATCAG TGCTGAGAGGTGGGCCACTTCCAGGAGTCTACAGGCTGCGGCAGCTGCACTTCCACTGGGGCTCGTCTGACGACCACGGCTCAGAGCATGTTGTGAATGGAGTGAGGTATGCAGGAGAG cTACATTTGTTACACTGGAATCCCAAATACAGTAATTACCTTGATGCTAAGAGACGAACTGATGGGATTGCTGTTTTGGCCATATTTTTGCAA GTAGGGGAAACTCCCAAACCAGAGATGAAGAGAATTCTTGAAGAAATAAATGCTATCAAAACAAAG gggaaaaatgctCCTTTTCCAAACTTCGATCCTTCAATTCTTTTCCCTAAATCTCATGACTACTGGACATACCATGGATCTGTCACTACTCCACCTTGCGAAGAGTGTGTTACCTGGATTATTCTTAGAGAGCCCATCATAGTCAGTTCAGACCAG ATGGCAAAGCTCCGCAGCCTCTCCAAGAATGCAGAGAATGAACCTGATCACCCCTTGGTTGATAACTGGCGCCCAACTCAGCCGCGGTATTTCAGGATGGTGAGCGCGTCGTTCCTCTAG